The Piliocolobus tephrosceles isolate RC106 chromosome 3, ASM277652v3, whole genome shotgun sequence genome has a window encoding:
- the LOC111524913 gene encoding submaxillary gland androgen-regulated protein 3A, translated as MKSLTLILGLWALAACFTPGESQKGLGGPGPLSPPPPPSPFPFGPGFVPPPRPPPCGPWRIPPPPPLLYGPGRIPPPPSLPYGPGRFPPRLSPPCGPGRIQPLSLPYPYGPGYPQPPSQPRPYPPGPPFFPVIPPTDPALPTATGATTTAKDTTTLITTASTIQK; from the exons ATGAAATCACTGACTCTGATCTTGGGCCTTTGGGCTCTTGCAGCGTGTTTCACA CCTGGTGAGAGTCAAAAAGGCCTCGGGGGACCTGGACcactgtctcctcctcctcctccatcaccTTTTCCTTTTGGACCAGGATTTGTTCCACCACCCCGTCCTCCACCCTGTGGTCCATGGAGAATTCCACCACCCCCTCCTCTACTCTATGGTCCAGGAAGAATTCCACCACCTCCTTCTCTACCCTATGGTCCAGGGAGATTTCCACCACGCCTTTCTCCACCCTGTGGTCCAGGGAGAATTCAACCACTCTCTCTTCCTTACCCTTATGGCCCAGGTTATCCACAGCCACCTTCCCAACCAAGACCCTATCCACCTGGACCTCCATTTTTCCCTGTAATTCCTCCAACTGATCCTGCCCTCCCAACTGcaacaggtgccaccaccactgCAAAAGACACCACTACCCTCATAACCACTGCTTCTACTATccaaaaataa